A stretch of DNA from Macrotis lagotis isolate mMagLag1 chromosome X, bilby.v1.9.chrom.fasta, whole genome shotgun sequence:
gatattgaataaatatgaACGGCTTTgggaaatgatgaggaaattaaaaattctgtAACGCTCATTAAAATGACTTATCAGTAAGTAAGTTTGATGGGTAGTGCCAAACATGTGATCTGCTTTTGGAAATTTAACTATTCTACTATAATGATGTGAAAGCTGGAATGAATGATTGCTAATGAGGGAAATACCAAAGGTCATGACCCTCTGGGATCCCTGAAGTTTTAAATGATGTCTTGGaccttgctctagatctgtaggtccaggtttaaatgtaataatggaaagattgttcTGTGAAATATAGTTTTTCATGTGTTACACTTGTTACTGATTTGTTACATTTAGCAATGTCAGAAGCTGAAGTACCAAACCCCATCCCCTCACCCCTGTCACCAGCTCCCATCCTTTCTCTCAAAAGAGGGAATACAAGAGCAGGGAAGGGAATGCACATTCCTAGATGGAAAAATCCTGTTCTGTCTCCCCTCTTGCCTGAACCAGCCTATTCCCCCTTGGGAGATACCTTCCctgaataaaaaggggagaagagggtagCAGGGGACTGGTGGGGAACTTGCATTAAAATTCTTATCtaaaaaacaagagagagagagagagagagagagagagagagagagagaaaaaaagggctGCAGCAGGTTTTGAGTATCTGTAGGCTTTTTTTTCACACATTTTCTGAATGGCTAGAAGCTAATGAAACAGCCttggaagaagtttaaaaattctaaatgagcCCCTCCCTGATTTGACCTCCTGCTAGGACTCAGGTCAGGCAATGGCCCTGCCTTTACAGCTCAGATCTCTCAAGGAATACTCCAGTTTTTCGGAGAACTTGACTGccttttgaatgtttagaaagtaaccctatttaatgtattctgatgacagggacaTGCACATTACATATATGTGGTACATGTGTGAGGAAGCTGATTGATCATGACACCACCAGTTTTAATTGTGAAGTGGATTaacttggagatctaattaggtaaaacaactgtATAAAATCACGagacttttaatcaatttactTTTTATATCAGAGACCAGGAAGTtcagcaaaaggaaatgctaatGGGCAAATGTCATGTTCTTGTAGCCATGGAAGCCAAGATATCAGGTGACTGGGATGGGCAGCCAAAGGGCCGTCtgctcagtatggctgaggttggactcCTTTGACTTGATTTACacaaaatgacatttggaaaatatctcacctggaagaataaatctggcctaaggcATTTcacttacccatgtgacctctgcctggacattGAAGTTAAATACTTctatctgtaaaggaattttcctttaataccctggatctttatagttactaagcaaactagaaaaagaagctTTAGAttaattggatctaatagccagagacaGGTTAGGTGTGTTAGGTGTGTGGCTCCTGCTAACAGCTGCAtattaagataggaattaagtatctttaatttttagaaaggatatttaggtaagaagaataagaaaattcttaggataattagtTTTAAGGCCTAGTTTAGAGAAAGAATGTGAGTCAGAGAAGTAAATCAGGAGAAGGAAAATCAAAGgcatatttgggaatattttgaaaaatttcattttggtcaaggatgtttgagccattattgtaataagagtAAAGGctaagattcttttatttttacaccaTATGCTGAGGACTCTGAACTAAGATTTTTGAATGTATTTTACAAACTTAAGGCAGTAGGagaattctcattgggagtttgctcatatagCAAAATACTAATGAAAGCTTATTGTGTTAAAGTAACGTATGTGCAGCAATATGTCAATAAggtaaaatgtaaattgcaagaagctccagaatctcattgtcttgtgaagaaaacatgtgttttgatctgagtaaaatgttaaccagattctttaccagaagacaaagtctcaactagtcacctgagctggagaggactttttggaacagattcagaagaaacaGAAGGACTTTGGAGATCTCCAggcaagaagagaagagaaggagagagacacTTGATGAGTTCATCTATAGCATTCCTCACCTATGTATACATTTGGTAGTCAAGGTATCTGTTTTTGTAACCCTCTCAATGATTCTGTAAGTGTCACACCCCTAACTTATGCCTTTCTCcttatgaaaaggaggagagCCAGAATGCAGATTTTCTCCATTGAAAGAAATGGCTGGAGACTATTGGGTGGTATGTTTATATCCTCTCTAAGGAGAGTCTTATCTCTGATTTATCTGGTCTGTACTacttaaagagataggtggaTTGAGATGCAATGATGatacctggatcctttgtaaagatgctTGTAGTTCATGTTTGACCAGGTTATGAAGATGATAACTCAAGCGTTTGAGTTATTTTGGAAAAAAGTAGGGAATGAAGTATAATaccaatgtttgtgaaattcctgtatagaaaggtgTCCACGACATCCTCTGGACCCTAAGAACTTCCcaagaaatacaaatttggcCAGGTGCCTTTTGGTCTGAAAATAATCAATAAGACCCAAGTGCTTGACCCGAGGCGGGGGgaggatataccataaaattgtttaaagattcacaaagcaccctcATCATCCTAAttgtcttgctgtatctgttaaattccagggcTAGCTCCCCTCCCCAGGTGTGAATGGAACAATAAGACAGTCAATTCCTCAACCTGTGGGAAACCCATGAATATGTGAAATATGTTCAAGGAAATCCCTGTTGCTTTCTGTCTTTACAGAACtctatatttacatatgataAGACAATCTTTGACTCTGTATCCTGCCTACACTCAGTATCCCCCGCCCCCCAAAACCCTATAGAAGCTCTATctcctgaacactcaggtactgtctgatttgggtccTGTTCAACCTCAGGCAGTCCCCGGGCAATTAAAGATCTCCAGACTTATCAGATTTTGATCTCCATCTCACTCTTTGGGTTCAGCACTAGGACCATGGAGCCTAAAGGAAAGAGGACCCCACGATGTGGGTGAATGGGAGCTTCATCCTTGGAAGCTAGAAAGAGCAAAAGTATACATACCCTTCGGACGACTTTTGCGATGAAGATTTTGCCGAGCTATGGAGCCTGTGAAAAAAGCTACTTCTACCCCCATGGCAGGGGATGATGGAATGCCTTCTTTCAAAAGCACAATCTTGCCATTGCTGGCATTAGTACATCGATATTAAGAGATCTGTGCATGCCCAAAGCTccaatatatttcatttgatcctcacaataactctttgTTCGAGACCCTATAAGGTATTAATAAACCCATTCTATAGATGACAAAGCCAAGGATCAGAAAGGTTCAATGATTTGCCCATAGCTATATTGCTAATAAGGATTAGGAGTAAAATGTGAATTTTAGTCTCTGCTACCTCTAATTCCAACATTCTTTTGATTACACTATATTGCTTCTCTCTTCTTCATCCATTTCCTCTCAAACTTTACACGGAGAGATCTGTGaagtggtggagtggatagagcactggccctgaagggacagttcaaattcagcctcagccacttcataattgtctagctgtgtgaccttgggcatatcacttaaccccattgcctcaaacaaataagatttaaaaaaaatttaacactGAAATTTAATTGAggtgaatttatatttaaaaaaaggaattcattttCCTACCATTTAGTTATGCTTTGTTTCAAGATGACTCTTGTACACaaaattcattctttatttttagtttggCCTCATCTTGCCTATTTAATTACTGGGATTAAAGATTGTTCTAGGGAAAGCTTGTAAACTTCTTCAGACTTAGAAGACAGTATGGGGTGATTTCAGCATTAATTTGTATGAATGTAATCTCCTCACCCattagtatatacatacatatatatatatatatatatatatatatatatatatatatatatatatatttgtgtttgtgtgtgtgtatgtgtgtgtgtgtgtgtgtgtgtgaagaagaatatgttctttcttttgtctttctgtagTAGTTCCTTTGAAATTTGGTGTTATCCGTTGGAGGATCTGGCAAGacttagaatttattttgaaagGAAAGCCTGATGTtccttaatgaaaaataattattctaaggaaaatgtTTCCTGTCTGTTTTTGCTGTATGGACAGTTAGGTAGTGAATCAGGTTTTACTTTGCAACATCACCCATCCTGTTATATAGGttcagaaggaaaaagggagcaAACCTACCCTTTGAAGTACTTAGGGAAATGACAATTCTTTTCAATTAAAACTCATCATAATCagctaattttaaatttataagctTGGAAATGTATTCCCTATTTactgggcagttagatggtacaatggagaaaaggatctgagttcaaatgcaacctgaGACAGTAGATATGTGACCCTGTATCAGTCCTTTCACTGCTTGCCCCGGTTtgctcatctgtaatatgagctagggaagaaaatgggaaatttcaatatttttgcaaaaaaccccaaataggaccACAGGGAACTGCACAACTCTCAACAACAAGAAAATACTCAAATACTAGTTTTAAAAGAGAATTGCTTTTGAGATTAGATTTTATTCTCTGAAACTTTAGCTTGAAGAacaaacacacgcacacacacacacacacaaactcacacaaAAACACACGTaagtaattttttgtttttgtttttttatgctttttgcaagacaatggggttaagtgtcttgcctaaggtcacacagcaaggtaattattaagtgtctggttttggatttgaactcagattctctagactctaaatctagtgctctatccactgagccccctAGATGCCCCAAAACAGGCACTTTTTGACAAACCTTCTGAAACtgatttatttatattactaATGATTACAGGCCTTTAATTCCCACAGTTGTTCATCTATAACTAGGTAGATTATTGATTTAAGTGGATATTTTAAGTCCCTAGTTAactttttatttatgaaaaattccCTACCCTTTTGGGATCTAACAAATGTTTGCATTCTCTAACTTTGAACCAAAAGTTACCTTTCCaataaaccaaaaacaaacaagcaaattaaTCAAATACCAAAAATGGAGAATATTGAAAACATTTACCACTGAAccctctaaatctatggttctaatatttttaagcatttctaattttaattaaCCCCTCTCCTTCATTTTCACTTATAGAAATTACAATTCAGCTACCATACTTTAAGTCTGCAATTCCTTGATGGTCATGGATTCTTCCTTCTGTTGGTGAAAAGCACCATGATAATTATTAAATCATTATATGTTTTTGATGGTAATCAAAGTAGGatgataaaaattaaatcattatatTCTTGTGATTGTAACATAAGTagattggaaaaattaaaatgagaccAGAGGAGGGGTGATGATGTTAGAATGGCTGTAAGGCAGGTTCCTCATTAGCCCTGAGTTATAGAAATTTGGTGTTGTGTGGATTACTTTAACCTCCTTGGCCTGTATATTTACACTGCTCTTTAATTAGAAGCATGGCAGAATACAGTGAATACTTGATTTATTCTGATTAAcgaacattttctccattaaaatCTATCTTCCCAGTGTGGAATTTTCTGCCTCAATATCTTTCATCCCCCTCAATCCCCATTCCAATCATCCCTTTTCCCTACTTTGAGGCAtaatgtttgtattttatctcttAGCCTAAAGTATACCTTTCTTCTCCATGGATTTAGTTGATCTTTTGGAACAATTTTGAAAGCTCCTTGAAACAGCTAGACATTTTTGATGGATTTGATGCcaaaattatttacatttctattGGGCAAATGCTAATGAAATGATCAGCCCTTAATAGTCCTGTCACTTTGCTGTAAAAACAGCCATCATGGGTCATGACAGTGACATAGTATGGAAAGTGTTTTAGGtcataattcaaaaattatgaaaagaaattcaattgaaaaaaatcttaactgTTAGTTTACCCCAAAGTAGAACAAACACTCTTGGAAGCAGTGAGATGGTCACTGGGTAGAGGTGGTGGAAATGACATTTGAGGTGTCTTTAAACTGAGTGAATCTCTGATCCTTCCATTATCTAATTCCCAAATTAGTAAATCTATTCTTTCTCGTATAAACCTAAAAATGCCTTATCATTGTTATCCATCATTATTGTGaacatcatctcttcagggtttctTCATGATTTTCTGTATTAATGGGAAATTTTTTATTGGAACATGTTTACTCCCTAAATATATAGGGCAACATTAACAGCAGACACAAGATAGATATTGCAGGACCTTCTTTATGTTCTGTAGtatcaaaagatcatagatttggaggtGAAACAGACCTTAGTAGTAATTTGGTCTGACCCcttccatttgacagataaggaaaaggaGGGTCAGATAACAATCtgtaatttgaatatatatatatatatatatatatatatatatatattacactagttcatttcactttgaaaaagaatatttttgtactgttttttttgcaaggcaaatggggttatttggcttgcctaaggccacacagttaagtaattattaagtgtctgagaccggaattgaacccaggaactcctgattccagggccggtgctttatctactgtgccacctagctgcccctaaaaagaatttcttttgaaatattatgaaatatgagGCAGGATGGTTTCCTGGAAAGAATCATTCATAAAATGCATCTGATATGATGCCTTTCCTAGAAGGCATCTAAAATATTTTCTGTGCTTTCATTTGGTTTTGTTAGGACTTCATCTCCTTTCCTGGTTTGGCTTTTATTTGGAGATGTAGGCGTACTGTGTAAGAAATGACAATAGACCTACAATAGGAGTAAGTGACTTCTTCCAGGTATCTCCATGCAAGGGATGAAATGACCTTATCTGGTGAGAATAAACTCTTTTCCACAGGGGCAGGGAGAATATGGATAGAAATAACTATACTCACTCATTGGACTTCTTTTGGGCCAAGGAAGCCATCAGGTGGTATCTTGAAATATGTTTTGTTGTTTGTGTGCTCATGAACCAGTCAAACCAAGTATTTTTCTAACCTTCCCACACATCCTAATGTAGTTTACTCATGATTGGTGTATCCAAAGGCATTGACCTATATGGCACAAATTTGTAAAAggtataaaaaatgaagataacgTAAAAAGTGCGATATTCATGAGCCATTTGGATCAGTTTGAAATCCTAGCAGAGCTTCTGTCCAATTGCTAGCTGAATTTAATGTGCattatttagagctggaagaacccttgaaatcatttcatccaacctgatcattttacagatgaggaaactcacaCTTAGACTAGGTAGGTGTGTTACCCAGGACCTATAATCAATAGGAGGCAGGGTTCAATCTAGCTCTTCCTTACTCACTGTAGTTAGGTCCCAAACTGGAACTTGTGCTCTGTTTGACctttttataatgttttgaaaggaaatgaagagtcaggtttgcttttttgaaaatatttattttcaagaaCTTCAGAACTGTTCATTGAAGATTAAATGTCCATATTAATGCAAAATAAACCACATGctgcatttctttccttttgtttgaaTGAACATTGCAATTAACACAAATCCAAAAACTGTAACATAAATCATTCTTAATTAAAAACTTGAACAAAGAAAAGATATTCACATATTCACAAAAGTACTCAAATCTtgaggagctgaatatgaaaggTTAACAAAAATGAGTccaaatgagggttttttttttcactcctaCAGCTAACCTTTGACATGAGAGATTCAAGGTATTTTGTTAACAGCTCAAAAAAGGTTTAGTGTCAAAGTGATGGGTACCAAAGAAATGCAACCATCTGAATCAATTAAACACTGACAAATTATACTTAGCTCACTACTGCAGATtgggaggaattaaaaaaaagaaagaggccAAAATATACCCTCTTTTTCTTCCCACTATCTTCTAATCCTAAtaaaataattagggaaaaaatatcaGAATTATTTCCCTTGTCCTTTCATTTCCAACAATACCAAAGAAGCAATAccctttttttagcttttatttcaaataatacaaaaaggaaaaacatagaaataccatttttccctttttttccaaacaatacaaaaagtaaaaatatcagaaacacctttttgcctttattcttaaaaaaatacaaaaaggaaatctATCAGAAATTCCTTTTTAGAGtttattccaaaaaataaaaaaggcaaaaaaatcagAACTACCTCCTTTTTACCTTTTACTTCAAACAACAGAAATGGTGAAAATAGGAGAAATActccttttttacttttcattccaAAGACAAAAGGTAACAATATCAGAAATACCCCTTTATTCCAAacaatacaaaaagtaaaaaattctttttttccttatattccaAATACAAAAggtttaatattaaaaataatctttttccttttattccaaacaacagaaaaagtaaaaataccaGAAATAACCCCTTTGTACCTTGTTTTCAAATAgtgcaaaagataaaaatatcaaaaaaaaatttttccttctattccaaatgcaaaaggtaaaaatatcacatattctgcttttttcttatattccaaatacaaaaggcaaaaatatcaaaaatatccCCTTTTACCTTTTGTTCCAAATAACACAATAAAACAATGATTAGAAATACTGTTCAATTTGTTCCAATACAAAAAGAATGTTTTGTAATACAAATGTTTTCTAATACAAAAGCGAACAAATATCACAAAGAGTCATTTTATACCTTTGTCCCAAACCATACAAATGTAATAAATATCAGAAATACATTTAACTTCTTGTTCTAAATGATGCAAAAGAACAATCATAGGAAGTActactattttttcaaaatattacaaatgaaTACTTAACCATATGTTCTAGATAATACAAAAAGTAGAAATATCAGAAATACACTTTAAACCTTTTGTTCCAAATCCTATAAAAGTAATGtaagaaatatattcttttactttttgttccAAATAATACAACAAAACAGTAATTCGAAATAACTCCATTAATTTTTCTCCTACACAATGCAATTAATATTTACCCTTATGTTCTACATAATAGAAAAGGCACAAATATCAGAAAAACCCACTTCATACTATTTCTTCCAATCTTCCAATCATACAGAAGAAGAGTTGGAAATAATCCCATTACATTTTGCTCCAAATAAAATAGCAGACATAAATATTTAACCATGTTTTAAATAACAGaaaagatacatatacatatatatatatttatcaggaATTCCCACTTTATAATTTTTGTCCCAAAccatacaaaaataataataaatgtcaaCAATGCTACCCCATTACATTTTGTTCCAAgccatataaaaataatatctgaAACACCACCCCATTACCTTTTGTTCCAAGCAATACAAAAGATTCATTGAAAATATCCCATTTGTTTTTGGATTccaaacaatacaaaaaaaaaaattaaccatgtattgTAAACTATACAAGAGAAACACATGAAAAATATTCCCAAGCCATGCAAAAGGACAAAAATTTAACCACATGTTCTAAATAATAGCATTGGGACACAAATCAGTACTATCTACTTTATACCTTTTATTCCAAACCATAGaaaaagattacttttttttccagGATACTAGAAATACTAGAAAAGACAGTACAAGTAACAATTATCAAAAATCTTCCCCCTTTTACCTTTTGTTTCAAAGactatttaaggaacaattatcaGAAACCCTCCCCCTTTTACCATGTGTTCCATAGGTCATACATGGAACAATTATCAGAAACCTTCCCCCTTTTATCTTTTGTTCCTTAGGATTGTAAAAGGCAAATTTTTAAGAAACCGTTCATTTTTAACCATTTGTTCCAAAGACCACATGAGGAACAATTATCAGAAATCTTCCCAATTTTACAACTTTGTTTCCAAATATATATGGgacaaataatagtaataacctTAAAAAGAACTTTCTTCTGCAAACAAAATATCTAAGGAATCAGCATCAGAGCATTCATATGcatgcaattctctatacatATGAGTAATATGTATTTGTCTTtagcaagagaacattgtgaaTACATTGCATGAGCCAACATTCTTAGGGCTGCTGTTCTGCTACCTGAAGATAATCAGGAGAAGCCAGTTCATAGTCATTAGAATTAAAGAGAGTGGCCTTATTATTTGCCAAATATGCTACAAAACTATGCATACACTTTAACCGTAAATTGGTACTATGACAATGAATGAAGGTACCGGACAACATGTCtccaatttttacaaataatcgCAGGAGGTGTGGTGCTCCGTAGAGATGTGCCATCGTGCTGTTGGGATTCTGGGCCATTATTGTAGAATTCTGAGGTTTCTCAAATTTATACAACAAGTGGGTACCTAGCGTGAGATTGAAGTATAATCGAAGACCTTCTATCATTTCAGGAACAGCGTAAATCACATCTTCTGAGGAGGCATAACCACGTTCATACTGTTCATAGTTCTCCAGAATGGTCTCCACGTTGATCTTGGCGGGAAgagaaaataacttcttttggACAGTAATCAAGTCCCTGTCCTCGACAAGCCAAGCCTTGAGTTCGGAAGGAATGATAATTTTAAATTCTGGTGTTGTGGGAAGTTCTTGTGGTTGACAGGCAGTACCCAGCAGGGATATTCTCCACTGGAAGCAAGGAGGTACTTTGCTGATCCTGGTACCAGCTCTGCCTCTAGTACTGTCACTGTGTGTTTCAGTAACTGCACTCTTTGCCTGTTTGATTCTTGATGGGCCTTCCCCACTATCTAAAGGATTCTGTTCAGGCCCCTCAGAGATCTTGCTGGAACTTGGCCCTCCCACTTTCCCTTTAGCAGACTTTGCCTGACTACTTGCGTCTCCGGCTTTACCAGTGCCAGTATCTCCGTCTTTCACGCCACCTGTATCTTTGGCCTTACTGGTGCCAGCGTCTCGTGCTGTAAGGGCATCTGCACCTCGGGATTTAACAGCACCTGCCTCTCCAGGTTTACTGGTGCCAGTACCTAGGTCTTTAACAGCACCTGCATCTCTAGCTTTACTGGTGCCAGCATCTCGGGTTGTAAGGGCATTGGCATCTTGGGCTTTAATAACACCAGTGTCTCTGCCTTTACCAACATCAGCTTCTTGGGCTTTATGGGCATCTGCGTCTTGGGCCTTGATGACGTCAACGTCTTGGCCTTTCTTGATGCCTGTCTCGGGGGCCTTCATGACGTCAGCGTCTTGGGCTTTAGCTGCCATTGCCTCTGGACCTTTAATGAGGTCAGCCTCTTGGACTTTCACTGCGCCTGCGTCTAGGGCCTTAAGGACATAAACATATGTGACTTTAAGTGCGCCTGTGTCTTGGGCCTGACTGAAGTCAGGCCCTCGGGCTTTAACTGTGCCTACATCTGGGGCCTTAAGGATGTCAACGCCTCTGGCTTTAACTACGCCTGTGTCTGGGGCCTTAATGACGTCAGCCCCTCGGGCTTTCACGTCACCTGTGTCTGGGGCCTTACTGACGTCAGTCCCTCTGCCTTTTATGGCGCCTTCTCAGGCTTTAACAACGTCAACGCCTCTGGCTTTAACTGGGCCTGCGTCTGCGGCCTTAATGACGTCAGCCCCTCTGCCTTTCACTACACCTGCGTCTGGGGCCTTAATGACGTCAGCCCCTCTGCCTTTCACTGCACCTGCGTCTGGGGCCTTAATGACGTCAGCCCCTCTGCCTTTCGCTGCACCTGCGTCTGGGTCCTTAATGACCTCAGCCCCTCGGGCCTTCACAGCGGCTGCATCTCGGGCTTCCATGGCCGCTTTTTTGCAGACTTTGGTGGTGGCAGAGGCCTTAGG
This window harbors:
- the LOC141501661 gene encoding mortality factor 4-like protein 2, whose protein sequence is MAAKAQDADVMKAPETGIKKGQDVDVIKAQDADAHKAQEADVGKGRDTGVIKAQDANALTTRDAGTSKARDAGAVKDLGTGTSKPGEAGAVKSRGADALTARDAGTSKAKDTGGVKDGDTGTGKAGDASSQAKSAKGKVGGPSSSKISEGPEQNPLDSGEGPSRIKQAKSAVTETHSDSTRGRAGTRISKVPPCFQWRISLLGTACQPQELPTTPEFKIIIPSELKAWLVEDRDLITVQKKLFSLPAKINVETILENYEQYERGYASSEDVIYAVPEMIEGLRLYFNLTLGTHLLYKFEKPQNSTIMAQNPNSTMAHLYGAPHLLRLFVKIGDMLSGTFIHCHSTNLRLKCMHSFVAYLANNKATLFNSNDYELASPDYLQVAEQQP